In Pirellula sp. SH-Sr6A, the DNA window CGTGACGCGAGCTTCCGAGATCGGCTGCTCACGTTCGAGCGTGGGTTTGAAGAAATCTCCTTGCCCTCCGACAACGAGATCGAAGAGGCATCGGCACGACTCGATGAACTGGATGAGGAGTCGGATGAGTATCTTGAAGCATTCGCACGTTACAGCCGCTTAGTTGGCAAGAAAACCGCTGACTCCTTTATGAACTCCATCTATCCGGGCCTTTCGCCCGGCGTAAAGAAGTTACGGTCTGAACTGACGACTGCAATTGGCGAACTGCTCAAAGCCTGTCGCTCGTGCAAGACTTGGGGAGATCGAGGCGAATACAAGCTGCCGAGTTGGTTGGAGTACGTCGAGGAAGAAATGATCCCTTACACGTCACTGCCCAAACTGCGGAAAATCAAGGAGAACCTTGAGGAACTGCTTCGCCGTCACCAAGAACTGTCAAATGAGTAGGACCGGCGAACTATGCGACGATCTGGTAGACGCCGTTTAACGAAGCAGTGCGGATGTCGCTCGTGCCTTAACCTCGTTACAGCAAACAACAAGAAACTTCGCAACCACGTTTAACACTAGGTGTCAGATGCAACTGTTTTCATCATCGACAGGCGGTAAATGGGTTCCGTTGGTGGAAAATACGCCTGAAGAAGCAAAGCAGGCAGAGCGAAATCGAGATACCCTCAAAAAGTCGTTACTTGAGACGCTTCGTGTCGAGAACTTGGTCGTTTTGACGGGACTCGGCACTTCGCTTTGCGTAATGGAAGGGGCAACTCGACTTGCACCGACAATGGCAGACCTTTGGGACGCTGCTCGAACGGCTACAGGCACGTCCGAATTCGACGCTTTACTTAGCACCGTCCGATATACAGCGACCGAACTTGATCCAGCATCTCCAGGGAATACACGAGTCAGAAAAGACATCGAATTACTACTGTCGCATTGCCAATTGGCACAAGCCTTCTCGCCTGCTGCGAACATTGCAACATTCATTCATGACACTGAGCAGTTGATCGTTCGCAAATGTGCTTTCGTAAAGGACGGCTTTACGCTTGGAACCCACGAAACCTTCCTTCGTCGTGTTGCTCGTCGCTCAACCCGTTCTCCACGCACTCGCCTTTTCACAACGAACTACGATTTGTGTTTCGAGCAAGCCGCCAGCAGCGCTGGCTTTATCGTTTTGGATGGATTTTCGCACACGCTGCCACAGCAATTCAATAGCACCTATTTTGCCTTTGATTTCGTTCG includes these proteins:
- a CDS encoding SIR2 family protein — its product is MQLFSSSTGGKWVPLVENTPEEAKQAERNRDTLKKSLLETLRVENLVVLTGLGTSLCVMEGATRLAPTMADLWDAARTATGTSEFDALLSTVRYTATELDPASPGNTRVRKDIELLLSHCQLAQAFSPAANIATFIHDTEQLIVRKCAFVKDGFTLGTHETFLRRVARRSTRSPRTRLFTTNYDLCFEQAASSAGFIVLDGFSHTLPQQFNSTYFAFDFVRRDDTLSTPDFLPNVFQLYKLHGSVDWDRRGDEVFRMTQPTTPVLIYPRDSKFELSYEPPYLEMMGRFLSSLRQPKTSLLVIGFGFNDKHLTQPILSAIRSNVGLRVTVVDPALATSTNDAVTRFREMVNHGDARISLVAAKFEEFVPLLPDLVAVSEEEQHEARFARRTQRAD